The region CAAATAGCCTCTTTTATTTTTTTCATCTCATTGAATACTCTTTCTGCTAATAGACTTCCCAACGAGCGCTACTGCATGGAGATTAACAATGAATGTGTTAATGATTGATAAGCAATCGATATTTATTGAAGGAATGGCATCGGTGTTGAAGCAGTTTATTCCAGAAATAACCGTCTGCGGATTAAATAATCCGAATGAGATAGATACGACACTGCGTTATTTTCCGGCCTCGTTGATTTTACTGGACGGTGACGCGGGGAAAAGCGTAAACATTGATCTGCTGGATGATTTAGCGCAGCGCCACCCGGCCATTCCGGTGGTGTTGCTGGTTAATCAGTGCCAGCCAGCGCTGCTGCGGCTGTTTCTGCGTCATCACGTGGCGGCATTCGTGCGGCGCGATTCGCCGCCAGAAGCGATTGTCCAGACGCTGCGCGCCGCCGCGATGGGGATGCTTTGCTTCCCGCAGGAGAGTATATCGCTGCTGGACAGCGGCCCGAGCGCGCTGGCGCGGCTGAGCGAACGCCAGCGTGAAATCCTTAAGCTGCTGGCGGCGGGAGAATCGAACAAGCAGATCAGCCGCCATCTGAATATCAGCGCCGGCACCGTGAAGGCCCATCTGGAATCGATATTCCGCCGCCTTAACGTCACGAATCGCACCCAGGCGGCAATGATGTATTCCGGGGATGAATAACGCTCTGTTGATGTGTTGACTGTCTACACACGATGAGTATTTACCAATGATTAAGGGGCATTATGCGCGGCATAACGCCCCTGTTTATTTACTGCGGATAGCTGGTTAATACGTGCCACTGACCGTTAACATTTTGCATGACGGTGATCGCGGTACGGTTATTGGCAATATTAAACGCGCCGTTATTATTAACCCCCAGGCCCACGTTGGCGGCGCCATTGCCGTTCATCTGAGTATTAATCACAAAGCGGTTCTGATTAAGCGCCTGTCGCGCGCAGAACGCCTGAATATCGGCTCCCACCTGCGCCCACATCGCCTGCGCCGAAAGCCACGCGGATGCGGTCGGTGTCTGCTGGCAGCCCGGTTGACCGCCGTTCACGCGCTGTGCAAGCCAGGCCTGGCCCTGTCCAATATGGCACTGCACCAGATGCCCGCCCGCGTTATCCTGCGCCGCTGCCCAGGCGGCTTCACCCCCCGGCTGCGGAACGTTACACGCGGGGCCATTCAACGCCCAGCTACTGAAAGAAAACGCCATTAACGTGGCGGCAACAGCGCCAGACATTACGCGGTTTTTGGTGATACCTGAAATAAACATATCTCTCTCCTGCACGTAAATAAAAGGGAATGCGAACTCGCAGGGATAAAATAAATTCAGGCGGGCATCAGGAATATTCGCCAGGTGGCAGGAAATTATCGCCGTTTAGCCTGGGCCATTTCCCGGAATAACGCATTGCGCTATTGCGGGAAAATTATGGCGTGGTCTTTTTACGTGGCGAACGTGTCGGAGATTTTTTACGGGCAGGGGTAATCGCTTTTTTAGGTTTTGGCAAAGGCGCTGCGCTTTTACGGCTTATCATTGCGCTCCAGAAATAATACATCGCCACCAGCCCCACCCCCATATCTTTTAAGATCCAGAAAGGCAGCGTCTGCGCCATAATATTTTTATCCAGCAGTAAATAAGGAAGATTTAGCCCGCTCTGGGCCGCAAAGCCAAACGCCGCCACTAATAACCCGAGCCGATACCAGAGCGGGATTAACAGCATTCGGGTGTTCAGCGCGCTGATAAAAATCACAATAGCGACAGTGATATCGATAAGCGTGACGGCCCAGAACAGTAATTTTATCAATGGCATTACGACTCTCCTGATTTCGGGCGTCGGGGCGAGCGCTTGCGCGCAGGCGCGCGTTTCGCCACGCCGCGAGCGACGCGCTTAAGCTCGCCCGCCACCTGCAAAATGTCGTGCCCTTCGCGACGGTTAAAAAAATTGGCAAGCCAGGCGATCATCCCGACGCTCAGCGCGCCGACGAAATACCCGATACCCATCGCGATATCGCTGTCCCGGAAGTTCATGCCGAGCCAGTGCGAAATAAATCCGCCCAGCGTAAACGTCGTGGTGACGCTGATCGCGCCAATAATGATCCCGGCGGCGAGCCGGCCATGCTGATGCAGTTTTTTAGGCTGCCAGAAAAAAGAGACGCTCAGCCCGCCGAACAATCCGGCGAGCGCCGCCAGGCACTGGCTTAACAGCTCATGAATGTTTTGATCCGCCATAGCGACACCTCAGTGAAGCAGCCCCGGAGCAGCGTGCCGGGGCTGCGGCGGTTACTGACAGGGAGGCAGCGCAACCACGCTGGCGTCATTATCGGTCGAGAGATAACGCGTCATATTCTGCGCGCTGTAGATAAGATGCCGACCGCTGCTGATGCCCCGCACGCTGTCGATATCGGCGGTGTACCACTCACCCGGCTCCGGCAGCGTTACGCCCGTGTAGCGATCCCCACCGAGCTGTTTTTTATTGAGCGACCAGACGTTCCACAGCGAATCCTGCGGATTGCCGCTCCAGCCCTGCTGCCGTGCCTGCTCGCGCGTCACATATTCACGGGGCAACACGTCGTCCTTATTCAGCGCGCGTAATAACCCGGTGAGTTTAGCGACATCCTTAACGGGCTTTTTATTTTGCTGCACCAGTTCCTGATTCGCGTTATTTACCACCAGATCGCATTGCGGCAAACTGGCATACCCCGGCAGGATAAATAAGCATGCAGCGAGCCCCATGCCGAGCGGCATGTATTTAAAACGTTTCATGAGTTATTCCTTAAATTAATGGGTCAGAGCGCGGTCCGAAATAAAAGGCGCTCGGCTTCACGGCGACGGCTTAAACCGGCGAGCACATTACCGCCCGCTTTATTCCAGCGTAAAAACTGATCCGCCGCCTCACGATAACTGCCCTGATTCAGCAACCGCAGCAGCGTACTGCTTTGCAGGTTGCCGAGCCCGACGTTAAACGCAAAGCTCACCAGCGCGTCAAATTGATTCTGGTTAAGATCAACCATCACCAGCTTACGAATGCCGCGCTCGGTCATGCCCAAATCCGCGCGCAGCAGATCTTCCGCCTCCTGAAGCGTTAATGCGCGGGTGAAGTTTTCATCCGGTAAAATAAGATGGCCGTAACCGATAGTCCATTTGCCGACCGCGTCCCGATATTTCTCCAGCCGCATTCCTTCAAAGGATTTAATTAATTCCACGCCGGGCACGCCGGTATTAACGGGAATATTAGCCATTGTCATTACTCCTGTCTGTCGGTTTAGGGAGAACCTGATTGGTATATTCTTCAATCAGGCGCATCACGCTTTCAGGCGGCTCCAGTACGGTGAACTGCATTTCAATGTCCACATGGTCGCTGTCGCGCCCGTTGTTATCCCGGCTTTGCGGCGACATGCTGACGTGAAAACGCCCTACCGCATCGTCGGACACGCCTGCCGGCGCGCTTTGCTGTTCAACCGCATCCGTGCGCACCGTCAGGAACACTTTCATCTTTTCGAGCATCAGCCCGCGCGGCGTGGCCAGCGCCACCAGCGGCAGTTTGAAGTGGTGGTTGTCATCAAGCTGCATTTCGATGACTTTCGGCACCAGCCGCCCGTCGTCGCTGTGCTCGAAGAACGGGTCCAGCGCCTGCATATACTGATGGGCGATGAGCTGGTTCGCCGAGGTCGCCGCGTGCTGCATCCCGCGGGTGATATCCGCGAGCGTAACGGGCATACCGCGCGGCGGCGGCCCTGACGGCGGCGGCGTCCCGCTGCCGGGGGGTGGCGAGCCTGACGGCGGCGAGCCCGGCGGCACAGGGTCGGGCGGTGTGATATCCGCGGCGGCACGGCGCTGTACGGGCTCGTCCGGCGGGTCCACCGCTGCCGTACCCTGGGTGGACGCCGTCGTTAACGGCGCCTGCCCGCCGCCCGCCCCCGTTTCCCGGTTGCCGCGTATCCAGTCTTTCAGTGACATAGTGCGCTCCGTGAGAAATGAGGCTGCCAGGCAGCCTCAGGGTTAAAGGTCAGCGAGGATTGGCCGCGCCCGTACCGCCAGCGTTGGCATTGGCGTTAGCAGGAGCGACCGGCGTGACGGGGTACGTGTCGAGCGTTTTGTCGTCCAGCTTTTTGGCCTCGGACGGCAGAATGGCCGGGCGCGTGGCCGCATCGGTCAGGAAGTCGATCACACGCATCAGCGCTTCCGGCGGCGGCTGGCGCTTCACCTGGGTGTGAATGCTGTATTTCGCGCGCGTGTCGGTGGAGCGGGTTTGCTGCGCTTTATGCGAAACGCGTCCGCTGATCTTCACGCTGAACGGCCCCCAGCCCACCGACGCCTCAAGTGAAGCTTCCGCCGCGGTTTCGCTGTTGCTGGATTCGCTCTGCGAGACTTCCAGCTCGAAGTCGATGGTCCCTTCTTCGATGCTGATGTTCGGGTGAGAAATCGCCGCCAGCAGCGGGATGCGCATGGTCTTTTTCACCACGCCCTGAATTACGCCTTTTTCATCCACCACGGTTTCGTCGTAGTCGAACTGCACCGCCTCCGCCTTGCCGTCTTTGATACAGACGGAAAGCAGGAAGTCGGCATACGCTTTGCTGGCCTGCACCTGCGCTTTGATCATCGCCTGCAGCGGCCCGCCAATCATGTGTTCCAGCGGCAGCGCATTAATGACCGATCCAATAAATTGAGAATCCATAATGCTTACTCCTGTGAGTGTGTAAGAACGTCGCGATGCGAATTCGCAGGAGTCACATTACCGGGCGGGAAATAGGCGAAATAGTCGCCTGATGACGGAGGACGACGAGGGAAAATGGCCCAGGACATTGGGAATAGTCCCGCTTAATCCTTCGAATGTTAACGATATGAGCGGTTGGCGCCGGAGGGTGCTGCGCCGCCATAGCGGAATGCTCTACACTCCTTGTCAGTGTCCACAACAAAGGAAACCGCGATGACCATCATCAAAAGTTACGCCGCGCACGAAGCTGGCGCAGAGCTTGAGCTCTATGAGTACGACGCAGGCGAGCTGAAGCCTGAGGATGTGGAGGTTGAGGTTGAGTACTGCGGCATCTGCCACTCCGATCTCTCGATGATCGACAACGAATGGGGCATTTCGGCGTATCCGCTGGTTGCGGGCCACGAGGTGATTGGCCGCGTGAGTTCACTGGGCGCCAGCGCGCAGAACAAGGGCCTGAAAGTGGGCCAGCGCGTCGGTATCGGCTGGACGGCGTCGAGCTGCGAGCACTGCGACGCGTGTATCAGCGGCAATCAGGTGAACTGCCAGCACGGCAGCGTGCCGACTATCCTGAACCGCGGCGGTTTCGCCGATAAAATTCGCGCGAACTGGCAGTGGGTGATCCCGATGCCGGAAAATATCGACGCCGCCTCCGCCGGCCCGCTGCTGTGCGGCGGCATTACGGTGTTCAAACCGCTGCTGATGCATCACATCACCGCCACCAGCCGTGTCGGCGTTATCGGCATTGGCGGCCTCGGCCATATCGCCATCAAGCTGCTGCGCGCGATGGGCTGCGAAGTGACAGCGTTCAGCTCGAACCCGTCAAAAGAGCAAGAGATCCTGGCGATGGGCGCGGATAAAGTGGTGAACAGCCGCGACCCGAAAGCGCTGGAAGCGCTGGCCGGCCAGTTCGATCTGATCATCAACACCGTGAACGTGTCGCTCGACTGGATGCCCTATTTCCAGGCGCTGGCCTGGGGCGGGAATTTCCACACGGTCGGCGCGGTGATGAAGCCGTTCGAAGTGCCGGCGTTCTCGCTCATTATGGGCGACCGCAGCGTGACCGGCTCCGCGACCGGCTCCCCGCACGAGCTGCGCTCGCTGATGAAGCTCGCGGCGCGCGCCAAAGTGGCCCCGCAAACCGAAGAGTTCCCGATGTCGCGCATCAACGAGGCGCTGCAACACGTGCGTGACGGCAAAGCCCGCTACCGCGTGGTGCTGAAAGCGGATTTCTGAAGTTAAGAGTAAAAGCAAAGGCGCCACGGGCGCCTTTTTTTATGGTTTGTCGCATGGGGTAACGGGTTTTAAATGGTGATGCCTGCGCTTACCGCCCCCAGCAACTGCAGGTGTGTTACTTTGCGCTTATCGACGCCAGTAGTTGATCAAACCACGGTACCGCCTGTTTAAGCGTCTCCAGCGCGCTACGCAACGGCGCAAAGACCTCATCGTCTGGCGCAAATTCGCCATACTTCTGCCAGGTTTGCGCCAGCAACTGCGCATCCAGCGTGACAGGCAGAAATAAAACGCCACGGCTATTTTTACGAAAACCGAGCTCATCCAGTGCGTTAAGCAACGCCTGCTGGGCAGTGCGTAGCTTTTCATTCACCGCTCTCTGGCCGCCAAAGCGTCGGTAATCAGGAACAAAACGAAACCCATAAGGGCTACGGCTCACGCCATCATCCGTTAATAAAGCGAGATAGTAATCGTTGCCACTATCCTCAACCGGCCCAACGTCAAACCAGGCACGAACGGGTTCCTCTTCCATAGCCCAGGTCATCCAGCAACTGCCCCGCTTCTGCAGATCAAACTCCCCCTGCCAACCCGTCGCTTCTGCAAAAGTTTCCAGACACTGCGAAAAACCTGTCCAGAAAGCCGGGTCGAGCTGCGTTTCAAACAGCGTTACTGCCTCGTTGAACATCGCGAGCCGGGAGAAAATCAGCGCGCCAGCGTCTCGTTGTGTATCCGGCATATCATGGGCCTCATTAACATTAAAACTGGCGGATATGATGAAGAAAGCGGCGTGCCGCCTGTTCAGCCATATGGCGTGTGGGCGGTTTCTCAACTGGCTCCCTGAAGTGCGGGCGCAGACCATGCTCCAGCACGCGAGCCAGGGTCTTCCAGCTGATACAGCGTGTATTGTCGCTGGAGGAACAGGTGCGAGGTGGCCTGCCGTCAGGCGTCAGAAACAAAATGGCTGAAGCCCGTTTACCCGCGCGGCGGGCCGCCGCAGCGGCGTAACGTGCCAGTTGATCCGGCTGTTCACCGGCATCGATTTTGGCTTCAATGAGCAGATAAAAGGTATCGGCATCAATCACGATATCCACCCGTTCGCTGCTGTTGCCATCGGGAAGCGCTTCGGCTTTTACACGACAGGTATGAAATTCTACCGGCAGGACATGGGCCAGTAACGCCTGAAGCGCCAGCGCGCCGAAACCATGGCTGCCTTTGGGATCCAGCAGCCAGGCCAGCACCCGCGTATTCGCGACTTCCTTGCGAGAAAGCCCCGCCACGGCCCATGGGTCGAAAAGCGGAGCGCTGGCCTTATGGGTGTCGAACGCCTGCGCCAGGCTATCCATAAATGAGATGAGCGCCGCGGAATCATACGGCGCAGCTTCCTTGCGAGCGCGGGGAGAAGGTTCAACCGTGCGAACCCGCGCAAACGCGTCAAAGAACTGCGAGAGCGTCTCGTGCAAGGTAGAAGGTGGCTCACTCATGGCGCGGTTCTCCTTTTCTCAGGTACGCCATTGCACCACTTTCTGAATCACCTCATGCACCGGCACCACGCCATAGAGCATCTCGTCCTGCGAAATCCAGACCGGGGCCGCCAGCAGCAGCGCGGTGGCGATAGCAATAGCCAGCAGCGAGCCGAGCAGCCAGCGGCTGCGCAGCCTTCCCTGCTGCTTGCTCCATGCGGTGAGCGGCTTGCCAAACTGGCGGCGGAGCCAGTTGCTTCGCCACAGATAACCCGCCAGCGTGCCGACCAGCGCAATACAGACCATCGGTATGCCATGCGCCAGGGCGATACCCTGTAGCCCCGCCTGCACATTCCACACGCCATCAATATGGCCAGGGGCTGTCAGGTATATACGCCCGGTATCGACGTTCATCATTCCCTGCCGTTGCCAGGTCGTTACCACCGGCAGCAACAGATACATCATCAGCGCCGTGAACAGGCTCCACTTCGCCATCGACCAGCGCTGCACCGCGCTGACGATATTGCCGAGGCTTGCGATCGCCTCGTTGAGATACGGCGTGGCGAACGCCCGGTTCAGCGCCTCGCGAAGCGCGTCGCCCCGCTTGCCGCGGCTATGTTCGATAAGCATCGCCTGGTGCGCTTCTGATTCCATAAACGTCTGCACCGTTTTACGGCTGGCGGCCCCTACCCACGGGTTGCGGCGTTTGCCCGGCGTCGCCTGGCGCACCAGCATATCGAGATCGTTTTTGAGCAGCGCCTGTAATACGTGCCCGGCATCGAGGATGTGCGGCGTCACGCCGTAGAGGATCCAGCGGATGGGCTCGTCGCCCGCTTCCGGGAGCGGGCTTTCCAGCCGGCCAAAAGGTACGTTCGCGTCATAAATGACATGCACGTCGCGACGCGCGTAATCCACATCATTATATGTCAGCGCAACCGGGCCGTAACTGCCGAGCGACGGCACGCCCGCCTTATATAGCCCCTCGCGGATATACTCCGGCACGTCGGCCTGCGGGTAGACCAGTTGATAGTCCGGCGTGGCGGTCGCTTTCAGTGAGGTAATGTGTGAAATCACCCCTGTGCCGCTACAGGGTACACACTGTTTTTTACCGGAGCCGCCGCAGCCGTTACAGGTCACCCTGCCGCCGTAACAGGTGGGGCAGCTCTCGTAGTAGTTTTCGATACGGTTTTGTTTGGTGTAATGATCGTAATAACTGCGCTGGCGCATCACCTGCCCGCTGCCGCCGCAGCCATAGCAGGAAATTTTCCCGGAGCCGTGACATTGGCCGCAGTTCACCGAGCCTCTGCCGTGGCAGTTATTACAGTTTTCCGTAAGGCAGACGCGCATCGGGTGAAAGTAGACCACCTCTTCACTTTGCCAGTCGCCATAAGGGCGCGAGAGCAGCGATGCCCGCGCGTCATCCAGCGTTTTGTCGCGTGCGAGTATGGCGCTGGTCTGCGCCTGTAAAGCACGCTCATACTCCGTGCGCGAGTGGCAGACATCGATATCCCGCCCTGCGGAAACCCGCCCGGCCTGGCTTGCCGTGTCGGTGCGGACGTTAAAAATCAGCCGCAGGCTTATCTGGTAGTGGAAATCGATATAGTCGACAGGCACGACGCTAAGCTCGCCCGGCTCAAGGCGCGTGGAGTCGCGAACGAAGTTCTGGATGGTGGTATCGCAGGCGGCAAGCCAGGCGTCTTTCATGATGTCTCCTCAGGCGAAATAGCCCGTCAAAATGCAGGCCGCCGTCAGAGTGGGCCGCTCATCGCGTTTTAAAGGGGGAAAAGGCGGAATGGTAGCATAGCGCGGGAGAAGGCTATGCTCCTGATTCTGGTGGGGATACGGCGAGGTACGTGGTGTAGTCATAGTGGCGTGGTGGACGCGCAAGGCTCACCTACACTACATCAGAGCATGAGGTGGCGCGGTGGGTTCAGGGCTTTACAGGGCGGGTAAGCGCAAGCGCCCCCGCCATCAGACGTGAATAATCATAAAGGTGGGTGCGCTTCCCCCCTGCAGCATCGCTATGTCATCGCCTTAAACACTTCGGCGATGGCGACCGCGCCCGGGTCTTCCACTCCTTCGAGGTTATCGCGCCCTATATAGGACGAGCGCCCGGCCCTGGCTTTGCCCATCTGCGCGGTGGCCTTTGCCCCCTGCTCTGCGGCCTGTGCGGCGGCGGCGAGATCGTGGCGCTGCAACGCCTCCAGCGCCGGTTGCAGGGCGTCGATAAGCGTGCGGTCGCCAGGCGCCGCGCCGCCGTAATGTTTCATCTGCGCAAGGCCCACCAGCAAGGCGTCGGGTAACGGCGCCCCCTCGGCCACCTTCTGCCCGGCGGCGGTGAAAAATATCGACATCAGCACGCCGCTGGAGCCGCCCATCACAGTGGCGAGCCGCTCACCGATAAGCTGTAACAGCGCGGCGGTGTCGTTCAGCGGCAACTGGTTTTGCGCCAGCTTCTGCGCAATATCGCGCGCGCCTGCGGCAAAAGTGGAGCCGGTATCGCCGTCGCCCACCTTTGCGTCGAGCGCATTCAGCCGCGCCTCCAGCGCAATAAGCGTCGAAGTGGCGTTGTCCACCAGCGCCCGGGCATGCGAATTATCAGACGCCACGGCCTCCACGCTGTCTCGCACCCGCGGATGCGGCTCGGTATGCACTTCGCCAGACGGCACCGGCGGCAGCCAGCCTGCGGTCTCTACCGGCGCGGTGAGCGCCTGTTCAAAGGTGTCGTTAAGCGGCAGCAACGAGAGCGAAAAGCCTTTCATATCCAGCGCGCTCACCAGCGGCGCCGGGCCAATAAGCCAGTCGATGCGGTCTTTCAGCGCCGAGCGCGATAGCTCACGGGTCAGCAGCGACATTTCAAGCGTTGAGGTGCCGCCGAGGTTATTGATCAGCACCGCGAGGCGCGCGTCGGCGGGCACATGCGGCGCGAGGCGTTCCACCAGCATATCGACGATTTCCCGGCTGTTCTGAGTGCTAATGGTGCTCGCTCCCGGTTCGCCATGAATGCCAAGCCCCAGCTCCGCCTCACCGGGTTTGATGCGCCCGTCCTCGTCTCTGCTGCCCGGCAGATTGCAGGTTTGCAGCGCCACGCCGAGGCTTTTTACCGCGTCGCTCGCCTGCTGCGCCAGCGCGCGCACGTCACTCAGCGATTTCCCCTGTTCGGCGGCGAAACCGGCGATTTTATGCACCAGCGCCGTCCCGGCGATGCCGCGCGGCTGCTTGTTATCCGCGAGCGCCACGTCATCCGCGACAATCACCATCTCCACGTTCAGCCCGTGGCGTTTGGCTTTTTCCGCCGCCAGCCCGAAGTTCAGCCGGTCGCCGGTGTAATTTTTAACAATCAGCAGGCAGCCGCGATCGCCGGTAACCGCCACGATGGCGTTCAGCACCGCCTCCACGCTCGGCGAGGCAAAGAGGTCGCCGCATACCGCCGCAGTGAGCATTCCCTTACCGACAAATCCGGCATGGGCAGGCTCATGGCCGGAGCCGCCGCCGGAGATAACCGCCACGTTGCTTTTATCCCAGTCGCGGCGAGCCACAACGCGGATGGCGGGGTCGATATCAAGGCGGGTAAGGTTTTGATGGCGAGCGGAGAGGATCAGGCCGTCAACGGCGTCATTAATGAGGTGTTTACGGTCGTCAAAGAAGAATCTGGACATGATTTCCTGCGAGTCAGTGAACGGTATGCAAAGCATAGTCGTTTCACAGGCAGGCGGCACTCAGCGCCCGTATTCGCCGTAGCCGCGCCGCTGTTGCAGGCGGTCCAGCCAGCGCCCAGCGAAGTGAACGCCCACTAACACCACAGCCAGGCACGCCGTGTGCAGCCAGAAGGCGACGCGCCCGTCAAAAATAAAGAAGCTGATAATGAAATACGGCAGCGTGGCGACCGCTGTCGCCAGCAGCAGATGCTCGCCGAGGGTAAACAGGCGCAGCACGTCATCGGCATCCGCCTCCTGGGCGGAACCTGCCGTCACGACGCCCACCGCCAGGCTGCGGCTATCGACATGCCGTGCGAGCAGCACGAAGAACAGCGCCAGCAGGGCAAACAACCCGGCTTCGCACAGGAGCCATGACAGCGCATCGCGAAAATAAAAGTAAGTACCCGCTATCACCGCCAGCACAAGCACTTCCGGGATGAAGACAAGATAAGAGACAAACAGCAGTAACAGCGAGGCGAGTCTTTTCATGGCATCCCTGCAAACGTGAAAAGCGAGCAAAACGCACTCCCCCAGGCGTGAGGGAGTGCGGCAGGCGTCAGGCGCGTTTCATCAGCAGCCAGAGGCTTATCAGGAAGAAACTGGCGCTCGGCAGCAGCGCGCCGATAATCGGCGGAATGCCGTACACCAGGCTCAGCGGGCCGAAGATCTGATCCAGTACGTAGAAGATAAAACCGAAGCTGATGCCGGTAACTACGCGCACGCCCATCGGTACGCTGCGCAGCGGCCCGAAGATAAACGACAGCGCCATCAGCATCATCACCGCCACCGAGAGCGGCTGGAAGATTTTGCTCCACATATTGAGCTGGTAGCGGCTGGCGTCCTGACCGCTCGCCTTCAGATACGTGACGTAGTTGCGCAGGCCGCTAATCGACAGCGCATCCGGATCGAGCGCCACAACGCCAAGTTTGTCCGGCGTCAGGTTGGTTTTCCAGGTGCCGGTCAGCGTCTGGGAGCCGGTAATTTGCTGCGGATCTTTCAGGTTCGATTCATCCACCTGCGACAGGCGCCACAACTTGTGTTCAGCATCGAACTTCGCGCTGGCGGCGTAGCGCACCGACTGCAAGCGTCGCTTATCATTAAACGAATAGATGCTGATGCCGCCAAGCTCGTTCTCGCCTTTTACGCGTTCGATATAGACGAAGTTGCTGCCGTCTTTCGCCCACATGCCCTGCTGGGTCGAAAGCAGCGAGCCGCCATACATCTGCTGCGCGCGCAGGTTACGGGCCATCTGCTCGCCCTGCGGCGCCACCCATTCGCCGATGGCCATCGTGAAGATCACCAGCGGAATGGCGGTTTTCATCACGGCCGCCGCCACCTGCATACGCGTAAAGCCGGACGCCTGCATGACCACCAGCTCGCTGCGCTGCG is a window of Cronobacter muytjensii ATCC 51329 DNA encoding:
- the lptG gene encoding LPS export ABC transporter permease LptG; the encoded protein is MLGFSVLDRYIGRTIFNTIMMTLFMLVSLSGIIKFVDQLKKTGEGSYTALGAGTYTLLSVPKDIQIFFPMAALLGALLGLGMLAQRSELVVMQASGFTRMQVAAAVMKTAIPLVIFTMAIGEWVAPQGEQMARNLRAQQMYGGSLLSTQQGMWAKDGSNFVYIERVKGENELGGISIYSFNDKRRLQSVRYAASAKFDAEHKLWRLSQVDESNLKDPQQITGSQTLTGTWKTNLTPDKLGVVALDPDALSISGLRNYVTYLKASGQDASRYQLNMWSKIFQPLSVAVMMLMALSFIFGPLRSVPMGVRVVTGISFGFIFYVLDQIFGPLSLVYGIPPIIGALLPSASFFLISLWLLMKRA